The following nucleotide sequence is from Candidatus Polarisedimenticolia bacterium.
GCGGTCGAGAAGGACCTGGGTCTGGACCGCGACCGCGTCAACGTGAACGGGGGCGCCATCGCCCTGGGCCATCCACTCGGGGCCACCGGCACGCGTCTCGTGCTGACGCTCCTCCTGGAGCTGCGGCGGCGGAACGCGCGCTTCGGCCTCGCGACCGCCTGCATCGGCGGAGGCCAGGGAATCGCGATCATCGTGGAATCGGCCGGCCGGGGCTGACCCCTCAAACTCATCATCAGGCGGCCCCCGGGACCGGGCTGCGGGGAGAGGCGATGACAATCCGCACCGTGGGAGTCCTGGGCGCCGGTCTGATGGGATCGGGAATCGCCCAGGTTTCGGCGCAGGCCGGATACCCGACGACGGTCCTGGAGATTTCCCAGGATCTGGTGGACCGAGGGCTCAAGCGGATCGAGGGGTTCCTCCGGAGCGGCGTCGAAAAGGGGAAGATCGCCCCCGAGGTCCAGGCGAAGACGCTGGCGCTTTTGAAGGGCGCCACGCGGATGGAGGATCTCGCCGACTGCGATTTGATCGTCGAGGCCGTCAGCGAGAACCTGGAGGTCAAGCGCCAGACTTTTTCCCGCCTGGACAAAATCTGCAAGCCCAAGGCGATCTTCGCGAGCAACACCTCCTCCCTTTCGATCACCGAAATGATGGGCGCCACCTCGAGGCCGGACCGTTTCATGGGCCTCCATTTCTTCAATCCGGTCCCCTTGATGAAGCTGGTCGAGGTAGTGCGCACCGTGGTGACCGGCGAGGAGGTCGAAGCCACCGCGCTCGCCTTCGTGCGGTCGCTCGGCAAGACCCCTATCCGGACGTCGGACCGAACCGGCTTCGTCGTCAACCGCCTGCTCGTGCCTTTCCTGCTGGACGCGATCCGGGCGCTCGAATCGGGAGTCGGGACGATCGAGGAGATCGACGCCGGGATGAAGCTGGGGTGCGGCCATCCGATGGGACCCTTCACGCTGCTCGACTTCGTCGGGTTGGACACCACTTACTCGATCGCGGGAATCATGTTCGACGAGTTCAAGGAGAGCCGCTTCGCCGCGCCGCCGCTGCTCAAGCGCATGGTCCTGGCCGGCATGCACGGAAGAAAATCCGGAAAGGGTTTCTACGACTACGCCAAGGAGCCGCCCGTCCCCCAGAACCATCTGGCGTCGTGAGCGCCCCGCCCGCGAATCAGGGAGAGCCATGAGCTACCAAAACCTTGTGGTGCAAGTTCAGGATCGGATCGGCCGGATCACGGTGAACCGTCCCGAGAAGCTCAACGCGCTGAACCGGGCCACGCTCGAGGAGATCGACGCCGCGTTCGCGGCCATGGGCTCGGATCCGGCGGTTGGGGCGATCCTTCTGACCGGAGCGGGGGCGAAAGCCTTCATCGCCGGCGCCGACATCAACGAGCTGGCCCGGCAAACCCCCGTGGAGGGGCGCGAGTACACGCTGTTCGGACAGGGCGTCCTGAACCGCATCGAGTCGCTCGGCAAGCCGGTCCTGGCGGCGGTGAACGGGTACGCGCTGGGAGGCGGCTGCGAAATCGCCTTGGCCTGCACGCTCCGTTTCGCGTCAAGCGCCGCCCGCTTCGGCCAGCCCGAGGTGAATCTCGGGATCATCCCCGGGTACGGCGGAACCCAGCGTCTGGCCCGGCTGATCGGCCGGGGCAGGGCGCAGGAGATGATCCTGACCGGAGAGATGATCGATGCCGCGGAAGCGCACCGGATCGGGCTCGTCAACGCGGTCGTGGCGCCGGAGGAACTGATCCCGCGGACCGAGTCGGTCGCCCGGACGATCCTGTCGAAAGGGCCTCTCGCGGTCCGCTACGCGCTCGACGCCGTGCACCGGGGGCTCGACATGCCGGCGCGCGAAGGGCTGGCCTACGAGGCGGCCCTTTTCAGCGTGCTCTGCGCCTCGGAAGACATGAAGGAGGGGACGAAAGCGTTCCTGGAGAAGCGCAAAGCGGAGTTTCGGGGACGCTGAGCGCCGCGCCGGGAAACGGGAGGCTCTTGGACCGGAAGTCGTTGACATCGAAGGCCTCAACCCTATATTTGATGCGAGCGACACGGGAGAATCGAAAGTGTCCGA
It contains:
- a CDS encoding 3-hydroxyacyl-CoA dehydrogenase family protein; this translates as MTIRTVGVLGAGLMGSGIAQVSAQAGYPTTVLEISQDLVDRGLKRIEGFLRSGVEKGKIAPEVQAKTLALLKGATRMEDLADCDLIVEAVSENLEVKRQTFSRLDKICKPKAIFASNTSSLSITEMMGATSRPDRFMGLHFFNPVPLMKLVEVVRTVVTGEEVEATALAFVRSLGKTPIRTSDRTGFVVNRLLVPFLLDAIRALESGVGTIEEIDAGMKLGCGHPMGPFTLLDFVGLDTTYSIAGIMFDEFKESRFAAPPLLKRMVLAGMHGRKSGKGFYDYAKEPPVPQNHLAS
- a CDS encoding enoyl-CoA hydratase-related protein — protein: MSYQNLVVQVQDRIGRITVNRPEKLNALNRATLEEIDAAFAAMGSDPAVGAILLTGAGAKAFIAGADINELARQTPVEGREYTLFGQGVLNRIESLGKPVLAAVNGYALGGGCEIALACTLRFASSAARFGQPEVNLGIIPGYGGTQRLARLIGRGRAQEMILTGEMIDAAEAHRIGLVNAVVAPEELIPRTESVARTILSKGPLAVRYALDAVHRGLDMPAREGLAYEAALFSVLCASEDMKEGTKAFLEKRKAEFRGR